The sequence GGTCTTAGAGCCAGTCTTAGCTCGGATTCATTTAGATAGTTTGGGTTCAGTTGGTTTCTATCGACAAGTGGCGGAAGAACTCGGTTGGGAATTTGTTGAATTTGATGAACAAACTCACCAGTTAGTTAACCACTATAGTCGAGTGCTGCAAGAACTGGAAGCCCATTATGATCAATTGCAACCTGAATGCTCGCAAGAATATTTAGACCGCATGAAGGTTGGCTTAAATCACTGGATTAATGCAGGTAAAAGTGGTTACATGGCTTGGGGAATTCTCAAGTTCCACAAACCCTAGTTGATCGCCTTCTCAAATTAAACCGACTTTCCCCTTCCTGGTTTTGGGAAGGGGATTTTAAAATGAAACCTTCGTTGTTGGCTATTGGTTATTTCGTTGACATACTCACCGCCCTAGAAGGACGGTGATTCTTCGGTCTTCACAGATTCCGAATTACTGATTCAGCGACACCACTTACTGATTCAGGTTTCCCTTCATCAGCAGAGGCGGAAGTCTCCTCAGTCGTTTGAGGTTTCCCTCTAGTTTCCCAAGGCAATTGGGTACTATTTAGATTAGACAACCAAATTTCTTGTTGATTGCTTTAATCTCGACGAGAGATCAAGGTTTTTAGACTGGTTGAATACCTTTCCAGTATTTCCCTATATTAACACAGAACGCCCTTAAGGGCGGGGCTTTAAACCCGTGATATTTCGGTAAAAGTGTCTGTTACAAAGCAAACAACAAATAACTAATAACAAACAAGAAAATCAAACGTCGGGAACATTTGAGCAACGGGATCATTCCAGTTACACTAAAAGATAGAAGGAGAGTTGGCGAGGTAGTTGCAGTTCTTGGTGTCTTGTCACCTTGAATTGAGGAAAGTCCGGGCTTCCAAAGACCAAACTGCTGGGTAACGCCCAGTGCGGGTGACCGTGAGGAAAGTGCCACAGAAAAATACCGCCGTAGAAGATCAATCTTCTGCGGTAAGGGTGCAAAGGTGCGGTAAGAGCGCACCAGCAGCATCGAGAGGTGCTGGCTCGGTAAACCCCAGTTGGAAGCAAGGTCGAGGGAAGCTATGGTTGGTCTTTTACCAGCTTCCGATGTAAGGGAGTACCGCTTGAGGCTTTTGGTAACAAAAGTCCCAGATAGATAACTACCCTCAAGTGTATCTTGAGAACAGAACCCGGCTTATGTCCAACTCTCTTTCTATTTCGGTTTTTTCGACTTGAAAAAACAATTCTTCTGTAAGCACATGGTCATTTAATAACTCTCGTAGGAAGAAAATGAGGGCAAATCGCTCTTCTGAATTAGCAACCGATGGTCGTCACTCGAAAACAGAGTCAAAAGCACCCCGCTCTGGAAATCGACAGGGGCGATCGCGCCGAGGTCGGGAATTAGAAAAACTGGTAGAACGGTTAGGATTAGCAGACACCACCCCCGTTGATTGGAAATTATTGGATTTAGCCTTAACTCATCCCAGTGCGTCTAGTGTAGCGAATTATCAGCAACTAGAATTTGTGGGCGATGCTGTTGTCCGTCTCGCAGCATCAGAGTTACTCTTAGAAACCTATCCCGAAGCACCAGTGGGGGATTTTGCTGCGATTCGTTCGATTTTAGTCAGCGATCGCGTCTTAGCAGAATTTGCTGAAAGTTATGGCATGGATGGGTTTTTATTGATGGCAGGAAGTGCAGCGAAAAATAAAGCAGGAGCGCGATCGCGCTTAGCCGACACCTTTGAAGCAGTCTTAGGTGCGCTTTATCTCAGTACCCACTCCATGAAATTAATCCGTCCTTGGCTTGATCCCATTCTCAAGGAAAAAGCGGATCAAATTCGCCAAGATCCCGCCCGTCAAAACTATAAAGACGCACTCCAAGAATGGACGCAAGCCCATTATAAAGTTCTCCCTCACTACCAAGTCGAAGAAACTGGACATGGCTATGATGATCCCGAACGGTTCACGGCTTATGTCTGGTTACAAGAGCGTTACTTGGGTCAAGGGAAGGGACGCTCGAAAAAAGCAGCCCAACAAGCTGCAGCCCAATCTGCTTATCAACAATTAACTCAATCATGAATCGTCCTTACACCACTGTTGTCCTCGCCATGAGTGCTGATGGCAAAATCGCTGATACCGCGCGATCAGCAGCAGAGTTTTCCTCTCACATCGATCGCGCTCATTTAGAACGACAAGTGGCAAAAGCGGACGCAATTTTATTCGGTGCAGGGACACTCCGCGCTCACGGGAGTGCCATGTCCCTGCGTAATTCTGATTTAATTGCTCAGCGTCGTCAGCAACAAAAGCCTGATCAACCGATTCAAATTGTCTGCACGCGATCGGGTAGCATTTCCACCGAGATTCGCTTTTTCCAGCAAAAGATTCCCCGTTGGCTCTTAACTAGTCAAGAGGGGGCTCAATCTTGGCAGAGCCAATCCACTGAGTATTTTGAAGAAATCATTACTTCTCCAACCACTGACGGTGAAATTAACTGGCAAGGCGTACTCAAAACGTTCAGGGAAAAAGGAATTGAAAACTTAGCCATTTTAGGAGGAGGAGAACTGGTTGCTGCGCTATTTTCTGAGCAACTTCTCGATGAATTATGGTTAACGGTTTGTCCTGTTTTATTAGGCGGAAAAACCGCACCCACCCCGATTGAAGGAATAGGCTGGGATGCAGAAAACGCGCAAAACTTAAAATTACTGGCAGTAGAAACGATTGATCAAGAAGTTTTTTTAAACTATCGTCTTTCTTAGATCTTTTTGATTAATTTTCGTATTCCTCAGCATAAGTTTGTAAAAGGCTACTAATTTGTTGAGCGACTTCTGTTTCCGTATCTTTTCCGAGAGCTTTTCGTGCTCCTAAAACTTTATCACTCTTCAGATGATGGGTAATCGCTTCTTGCACTCGTTGATTAATGAGTTCTTGTAATTCATTTTGCGCCCGTTGTTTTTGATAGTTTGCACCTTCTTCAGTTGTCGCATACAACGGCGGTAAACGATTTAAAGCGTAAGCCGTAATATCACTCAAATCTATAGATTGGTCACTGGTGACTTCAATTTCAGCAACGATTGTTATCGCTTCAGTTAATACTAATTCCTCCATCACATTAATACACTTTTTGCGATGGCTAGCGACGACTTTACCGTTGAGTAGTGCTGACATGAGCTCATCTAAAGCACTATATTCGTCAGGAGAAAGTTCGGTTGTTGTTTCACAAATCCGACTAATTTCTCCTTCCATAACAGGAGTGAGATATCCGTCATTTAGAGCTTGAGCAACAATTGTTTTAATTTCCATTCTCTGATAGCGTTTTGGTTACTGAATTTCTTGAAAGCGCCATGGCGCTGGATCAATGGCTCGACCATTGACATATAATCCCCAATGGAGATGAGGACCAGTGGAAGCTCCTGTTGAGCCTACTGTACCAATTTTTTGTCCAGCGATCACGCGCTCTCCTTCTTGGACATTAATATCATTTAAATGAAGAAAAATACTCAGAACTCCTTGACCATGATCAATCCCAATCGTGTTCCCATGAACATGAAAGCCTTCACTTTCTTTCCCCACTAAAGCAATCCTTCCATTCGCAGGCGCAACCACTGGTGATCCAGTTCCTGCTGCGTAATCTACGCCTTTGTGATAGTAGTTTTCTGCAAACTCTCCGTTATAGTAGCGACGAACCCCAAAAACAGTGGAAACTCGCCCTCGGTTAGGACGGACAAAAGTTCCAGTCCAGTATTGTTGGGGAGTCACCAGTTTTTTGAATTGTGCAACCCGATTCAATTCTAATTCTGTTGCTGGTCTATTATTACTTCCTGATAACCAGATCCGTTGTGTTGGAAAAGCGCGATCGCGCAACCAAACTAAAAAATTTCTGGTTGTCTGTTCGCCACGAATGGTTAAAGGAACTTTCCCCGAGTCATCTAAAGGGGTTGTGGGAATCAAAGTCCGATATAGATTATTTCCCACCGCAAAGACAGGATAACTTTCATCCCCCCAAGTCACTTGCGGTTTGACCTCATTCGGGTCCGTTTCCATGGTCACAGAAACCGTATCTCCCAATTGAGGATTATCAGGATTAATTTTGACTTCCAGCGCCTCAGCAGGAAGCGCGAGTGTGAACAAACCAAGTAAAAGCCCATACCCCTTAATTTGCCAACCCATGATGAAAATTCTCCTCACTAAAAATCAATATTATGCTTACACTATAGATGATCAAAGAATTGCGATATAGCGTTTCTTAGTCTGTTGAGGTACAAAGCAAGTCGGTGGACGTTCATGGTTCATGGTTCGTGGTTCATTGATTAACAACCAACAAAGAACGAAGAACCAAGAACGAAGAACAAAAATTTAGATGTACCTCAAGAAGCGTGAAAACTACTATATTATGATTTTGGCTTAAGATAAGCAACTGATTGTCGCCAAACTAGGGTAGATTGGTCATAATGATCCACTAAACATAAACAATGTTGGTCTTGCCAAAGCACTCTACCGACAATTAAATCTTCACTGAGGAGTTTGATTTCCACATCCTTCTCTTCTTTAATTAAATTTTGTACCATGCGGGTACTCGGTAAACCCGTGTCAAATTCTGTCATCGTAATCCTCATTTAATGCACTATGAAAATTAACTTTACCAAATATCATGGACTTGGCAATGATTTTATTTTGATTGACAACCGTCATGACGATACCCCTTGTCTGACTTCCGAACAAGCGATCAAACTCTGCGATCGCCATTTTGGAATTGGGGCTGATGGGGTAATTTTTGCCCTTCCTCCCCAAGGCGACAGTAATTACACCATGCGTATTTATAATTCTGATGGCTCAGAACCCGAAATGTGTGGCAATGGAATTCGTTGTTTAGCTCGTTTTGTTGCAGAGTTAGATGGTAAAACGGAGAGTAATGAAGTTTATAAAATTCATACCTTAGCAGGGATGATTCGCCCGCAATTACAGGACGGCGATAAGGTCACAGTGAATATGGGTGAACCCTATTTACTAGCAGAAGAAATCCCAACCACTTTAGGATCTGCACAAGAAAAAGTGATTAATCAATCGTTGACGGTTGCTGAACAAACTTGGCAAGTCACTTGTGTCAGTATGGGAAATCCTCATTGCATTACGTTTGTTGATCATGCGGATGCCATTGATCTAGAAAAAATTGGTTCTCAGTTTGAAAATCATTCTGTTTTTCCGAAACGAATTAATACCGAATTTATTGAAGTTGTTCGTCGTGATTATATTAAAATGCGCGTCTGGGAACGGGGGGCTGGTATTACTTTAGCCTGTGGAACAGGGGCTTGTGCTTCTGTTGTTGCTGGGGTTTTGACTAATAATTGCGATCGCGCTTCCACGGTCGAACTGCCTGGGGGCTGTTTAGAGATTGAATGGTCAGAAAGTGACAATCATGTTTATATGACAGGACCCGCGACAAAAGTTTTTACAGGAGTATATGAGACACAATAATAACTTTTTAACGATTTGATTAAATATGGAAATTGTACTGCCTTATATTTTAGTTGCAGTCCCTGTTATTTCCTTATTTTTTGGCATAATTCAATATGCTCTATTTCATGAAAAAGGTCGGAAAGGGTTAGTGTGGGGTCTTCTTGGACAATTCATCACTTCGTTACTAATGATTATTCTCTTGTGGCGAATAGTGATGCAGACGGCTCAAAAGGAAGATACAACTGGTCCGACTGCAATTGGTCTAATTTTATTTTTAGGATTGGTTACAATTTCTTTGGGTGCAAGTTTTTTGTTAAATGTAGGTATTGTATTTTTATTGCTAACTCAAAATAAATTATAGCTCGTTGAGGAAATAGCGTAACCAGTTATTTAAAGTTCGATTACTCTTAGAAATCACAACTGAAAAATTAGTTTGTCCAGCAGGATTGGTCACGGAAATGTTATTTGCGTTACTCACTGTATTTCTAGACGTAGCTTTTATGTTTAATTTAGTAACTGCAATAATCTTTTTAATATAGATTACAAAAAGATTCGGAATTAGATATAACGAATCTAACTAAATTTTGCCAAAAACTATACCGATAATATTTGTATTAAAGATGCAACTTAATTACTCAGATTTTAAGCAATTCCCATATTCTATAGTTAATGCTCGTCTCCCCAATCCTGATCATCAGTATTATAAAATTGATCTTGAAGCGGGATATATTAAAAGTATTCAACAGCAAACTTGTCTTTTATCTGAAAAGAGGGATGACTCCGTGATCGATTTGAAGGGAGATTGGCTTTCTCTCGGTGGGATTGATTTACAAATTAATGGCGCGTTAGGCTTACCTTTTCCAGATTTAGAAACCGACCATTTAGATAAACTTTTTACAATTTCTAAGTTTTTATGGGAACAGGGCGTTGATGGGTTTCTCCCGACTGTTGTCACCACTTCTTCTGAAAAAATTGCGCGATCGCTGCGAACAATTTCTGAATATATCCAACAGTATCAAACGCCAGATTTCCCTTATGCAAAAATTCTTGGTGTCCATTTAGAAGGCCCCTTTCTTAACCCGAAAAAACGCGGAGCACACCCCGAAAAATATTTATTAGACTTGACCCTTGACAACTTTAATCGGTTGATCGGAAAATATAGTAAACAGGTTAGGGTCGTTACCTGTGCGCCAGAAATAAGTTCTGACGAAAGAATAATTGCAGAACTCCGATCGCGCTACCCCAATATTTTATTCAGTCTCGGACATTCCCTCGCCACAGCAACAGAAGCAGAAACCGCTTTTCGACAAGGCGCATCCCTAGTGACACACGCTTTTAACGCGATGCCTTCTTTACATCATCGAGAAGCAGGATTACTCGGTGCAGCCTTGGTTCATTCTGGGGTGAAATGTAGTTTCATTGCCGATGGACAACATATTTCTCCCACCATGCTCGAACTATTATTGCGGATGGGAGAAAGAGAGAAACGGCTGTTTTTAGTCAGTGATGCCCTTGCGCCCTTAGGACTCGGAGATGGGGTTTATCCGTGGGATAGTCGAGAAATTAGGGTTAGTGAGGGAACAGCCAGACTAGAAGATGGAACATTAGCAGGAACCACCCTTTCCCTCTTATCAGGCGTAACGAATTTGGTGCAGTGGGGAATTTGTGACATTGCCAGCGCGATCGCGCTAGCAACAGAAAGCCCCAGAGAAGCCCTAGGAAAAGACGGTTTAAGTGTCGGACAACCAGCTAATTTATTGCGTTGGCATTGGGATGAAACAACACAATCTTTAAGTTGGGAACGACTGTTTTAACGCTCAATTGAAGTATTTCTAGAAAATGCACTCTTTCATGATTATGGCAATATGGTCTCATTTGTAAAAAGTAGCTTAACTTACGTAGGCTGCAAGCCGAGCCGTAGAGCCTCTCCCCTAACCCCCCTTAGTAAGGGCAGGAATTTACAACTGATTTAGGATTTCTATATTAACAATAATCTGTTTTCTTTAAATGCCAAAGAACATATTGTTTGACAGGTGTCGGATAGTTATCTAAATGAGTAATCGATTGCAAAATTTGATCAATTTTCTGCAAAATCAGCTGGTGAGGTGTCGGAGATTGGGCTTTTAAGGTTTTTCCTAAAGTGGCGAGTGCTAAGGCAACTTCAGGATCAATTCCATCACTTGTAACCCATAAGAATTGATGCAGTTGGTTGATCGTATCCATTAAATTAATTTCATCCCAGTTAGGAAGAAGTTGAACTTGATTATGTAATTTTTCGATTGTTAATTGATAAAGCTGTGCGCGATCGCGATAAAGATTAATAATATCTAGTGAGTTTGGTGTTACTTTTAAAAGAGGAGGTTTTTGAGTCGCATAATTTGCCATCAGCATCAAAAGTTCTCGAATTTGTTGGCGGAAGGTAGCCACTTGACCAAGATATTGTTCTAGAGGACGTAATGGTAGCCAGTTGTCTAGAGGGGTTAGATCCCAATTCCGCAAAGGAGGAAGAGGCTGAACAGTTTTTTCTCTTTTCCATTCCTCATAAGCTGCTTTTGCGACATCAACGATATTGTCATAATTATTAGCCTTAATATGGATTTTTTTTATTAATTTGTCTCGCGCTGGCGAACCAATGTCCATACTTTCAGAATTAGCTTGGTCATACCCTGCAAAACAAAGCGATTTTAAAAGTTGAACTGCAATTTGTGCAGTGGGAAGCGTTAAGGTTTGATCGGATAAAAAATTGAGGAGTAACTCTCCATTTTGAGATAGATTATCATACTTGAATCGCTTTTCTGCCATTGTAATTAGACAGCTTTCAATCAAGCCTGTGCCAGAATAAGATTGAATGACATCTAAAAATAGTTCAGGGGTAGCAGTAGGATAAAATAAGTCTCGACACTGACTAGGAAAAGGAAAAGCATCTAATATAAATTCTCTGACATCCCATTGAATAAGCCATAAGGTGTTGCATTGTGTACAAATTCGGATCATCCTATTTTCAGGAGGATGCCAAGGAGTGATTTCTTCCAATTCACGCCAGCAGAGAGGATAATCAGATAAAGTTTGTGGATATCCCTGCACTGGATGACGGCATTGCTTACAGAAAGTACCTGTCATGATGATTTTCGGGGATGCTTGCAGTTGTTTTTTTCTAACTTTGAAGGATTAATATTTAATTTTTAGTTTCCCTTTTTTCCAATAGAGTTTATAGCATTTCCTAATCTGTTGAGGTACACGAGTGATTGGTTATCAGTGACCAGTTACCAAAGAACGAAGAACAAAGAACAAAGAACAAAAATTTAGATGTACCTCAAGAAGCGTGAAAACTGCTATATTCTCATTTCTTATACATTATGCCGATAAACGTGCTAAAGTATAAATTTTGGTAATAGTAAATAAAGAGCGAAACTTATTATGAAAAGCACTGACGATAAAACAATTGTCAAAGACTATTTTAATGCCGTTGGCTTTGAACGCTGGCGGAATATCTACGGTGATGGCGAAGTGAATAAAGTCCAAAAAAACATCCGCATTGGACATCAACAAACCATTGATACCGTTATGGGCTGGTTGAAAGAAGACGGTAATCTTTCTCAGGTAAGCATTTGTGATGCGGGCTGTGGAACAGGTAGTCTTAGCATTCCCTTAGCACAGGAAGGCGCAACAGTCTATGCGAGTGATATTTCAGAAAAGATGGTGGGAGAAGCGGAAACTCAAGCGAAATCAGCTTTAGGAGACAATCATAAGATTCACTTCTCCGTGAGTGACTTAGAAGCCATTACAGGAAGTTATGACACCGTTATTTGTTTAGATGTTCTCATTCACTATCCTGACCAAGACATCCCCACCATGGTTAAACATTTAGCCAATTGTGCACAATCTCGGTTTATTATTAGTTTTGCGCCCAAAACCTTTCTCCTCAGCCTTTTAAAGAAAATTGGCGAATTCTTCCCAGGACCGAGTAAAACCACTCGCGCTTACCAACATTCGGAAGCAGAAATCGTTAAAATCCTAGAGGACAACGGCTTTGAAATTAAACGGACAGGGATGACCAGCACCAACTTTTATTATTCGCGCATTTTGGAAGCCGTGCGAAACTAAAGTGTTACAAACTTTAACAAAACCCACCAGTGCATATAGATTTTTGTTGCAATCGTTAACAAGTCAGCGCGATCGCGCCCTGACCCGTTGATAAACTGAAAAGCAAAACTGCACTCATTAATCCAATCCCCATCTTTTAAGAGAAAGAAACCCAAGCAATAAAATATGGTTAACACTGCCAATAAAGACCAACAAGAATTACGTCCGGGCATTAAACAACCGGCAAAAGAAACCCTTTTAACGCCTCGTTTTTACACCACAGACTTTGATGAAATGGCGCAGATGGATATTTCCATCAACGAAGACGAACTCCGCGCCATTTTAGAAGAATTCCGCGCTGATTATAATCAAAAACACTTTGTTCGGGATGAAGAGTTTAACCAGTCTTGGGAACATCTCGATCCAGAAACCCGTCGCCTCTTTGTAGAATTTCTGGAACGGTCTTGCACGGCTGAATTTTCTGGCTTTCTCCTCTATAAAGAATTAGGAAGACGCTTAAAAGATTCTAACCCTCTCTTGGCGGAGTGCTTCACCTTGATGTCTCGTGATGAAGCCCGCCATGCTGGTTTTCTCAACAAAGCCATGTCTGACTTTAACCTCTCCCTTGACTTAGGCTTTCTTACCAAGAGTCGGAAATACACTTTCTTTAAGCCCAAATATATCTTTTACGCCACCTATCTCTCGGAAAAAATTGGTTACTGGCGTTATATCACCATCTATCGCCATTTAGAACAAAATCCTGAACACCGCATTTATCCCCTCTTCCGCTTCTTTGAAAACTGGTGTCAAGATGAAAACCGTCACGGTGATTTCTTTGATGCCATTATGCAGGCGCAACCTTATGTTATTACTGGGTTCATTTCTCGCTTGTGGTGTCGTTTCTTCCTGCTAGCCGTATTCGCCACCATGTATCTTAACGATGTGCAACGGTCAGGTTTCTACGAAGCATTAGGCTTAGATGCACGGGACTATGACCAATATGTCATCCAGAAAACGAATGAAACCGCAGGACGGGTCTTCCCAACCATTTTAGATGTAGAGAATCCGAACTTCTTCAACCGTTTAGAAGTTTGCGTGAAAAATAATGAAAAGCTAAGCGCGATCGCAAATTCTGAAGCACCGCGAGTAGTTAAATTCTTCCGCAAGTTACCTCATTACGTCTCCAACGGCTGGCAATTCTTAAATCTGTATCTGCAAAAAGCAGTTGATGCACAAGCCCAGCGCGGTGTTGTCCACTAAAAATATCTCTGAAGATTCTATTTCCTCTTTTCCAATTCGGAGAAGGGGATTTTTTAATGACAAAACAACAGAAGAAAACTAGATTAATCCCCAACAAAGATTATTTTATCAATTTCCAAACAAGTTCCAAAGCAGCACTAACACTCAGAACAGAAATAGTATCCCTAGGATAAAATGAATATTAATTAGCCATAAGAGAGCGAAATCATGAGGATACCTCCCACTCAAATTGCTTCTGGTGAAGAACAACGATATATTTCTCCGCTCGTTAGAAGCTAGACATTAATTGACATAGTTCGATTTTTGTTGACCTAGAAAGGGACGAGCGTGCAGACTCAGCCATAAATCCTGTAAAAAGGTAGGCTACCTTGAGAGGGTCATCACACCCAAGTGTAAACGCCAGCACTTGGCTCTGTGGTCTGTAATTAAACTAAGTACCGATGCTTTATAAGGTCGTGTTGCAGACGTAAAAAGCCCTTTGAAGTTTGTCGAGGCACACTTTACTGAGAAATCAGATTGGCGAAAGCAAGCCGTTTAGGAGAGGGAGATGCTAAGACCATTTCCCTCTCCACCATGAAAGTAAAGCTAAGTCAAGAAATGTACAATAATTTACCTACTAGGAGTTAACCCCAAGAACAACCACAAGCGGTTAAAGCCTTTTTACGCAATCTCCGTTGTGAAAGTAATGAAAATCAATACAAATTTGTAAACTAAGAATTATCAATGATGTCTTTTAATTATCCTAAAACTCCACAAGTTGAACAACTCGATCACTATCATGGTGTCGCTGTTACAGACCCCTATCGCTGGTTAGAAGATCCCGATTCTGAAGCAACGAAAGAGTGGGTAGAAGCCCAAAATAAAGTCACCTTTAGCTTTTTAGAAAACATTCCAGAACGAGAAACCATCAGAGAACGCTTAACCCAATTATGGGATTACGAAAAATATGGAATTCCCATTAAAAAAGGAGAACGTTATTTTTATTTCAAAAATGATGGTTTACAAAATCAAAGTGTTCTCTATACTTTAAAGGAATTAGACGAAGAACCGCAAGTTTTACTCGATCCCAATCAATTTTCTGAAGATGGAACGATCGCGCTGTCTGGAATGGCGATTAGTGATAATGGTCAATTTTTAGCCTACGGGATTTCTAAATCAGGTTCAGATTGGCAAGAATGGCAAGTCCGAAACGTTGAAACCAGAGAAGATTTTTCCGATCATCTCCAGTGGATTAAATTTTCGGGTGCAACCTGGACCAAAGATAATGAAGGCTTTTTCTATAGTCGGTATGATGCCCCAGAAGAAGGCAAAAAACTGGAAGAAGCAAACTATTATCAAAAGTTATATTATCACCGTTTAGGAACAGAACAAAGCGAAGATATTCTCATCTATCAACGTCCTGATCAAAAAGAATGGATGTTTGATGCAGATGTGACAGAAGATGGAGATTATCTCATTATTTCGGTGAGCAAAGGAACTGATCCGAAAAACTTAGTTTTCTATCAAGATTTACAAGATCCGAACGCAGAAGTCAAAGAATTAATTTCTGATTTTATTAGCAGTTTTAACTTCATTGAATATGAAGGCTCTCTCTTTTGGTTTCGGACTGATTATAAAGCCCCGAAAGGACGTTTGATTGGCATTGATATTAAGCAACCTGACCCCGACAGTTGGCAAGAAATTATTGCTGAAACGGAGAATACCTTAGAAGGAATTAATATCTTAAATAATCAGTTTATTGTTGATTACTTACAAGATGCGCGATCGCGCTTGCAAATTCATGCTTTAGATGGTACATATCTTAAAGATATTGAACTCCCTGGAATTGGGTCAGTGGGTGGTTTTAATGGTAAACGAGAAGACACCGAAACCTTTTACGCTTACACCAGTTTCACTACCCCCACCACCATCTATCGCTATAACCTAGAAACAGGGGAAAGTACCCTTTTCCGACAACCCACAGTCAGTTTTAATCCTGATAATTACGAAACTCGCCAAGTCTTTTATCGCAGTAAAGATGGAACACAAGTTCCGATGTTTATTACCCACAAAAAAGGCTTATTTCTCGATGGAAATAACCCCACTCTTTTGTATGGCTATGGCGGGTTTAACATTTCTTTGACCCCAAGTTTTTCCGTGAGTCGTCTGGTTTGGATGGAAATGGGGGGCGTTTATGCCGTTCCCAACTTGCGCGGTGGTGGCGAATACGGA comes from Halothece sp. PCC 7418 and encodes:
- a CDS encoding prolyl oligopeptidase family protein; its protein translation is MMSFNYPKTPQVEQLDHYHGVAVTDPYRWLEDPDSEATKEWVEAQNKVTFSFLENIPERETIRERLTQLWDYEKYGIPIKKGERYFYFKNDGLQNQSVLYTLKELDEEPQVLLDPNQFSEDGTIALSGMAISDNGQFLAYGISKSGSDWQEWQVRNVETREDFSDHLQWIKFSGATWTKDNEGFFYSRYDAPEEGKKLEEANYYQKLYYHRLGTEQSEDILIYQRPDQKEWMFDADVTEDGDYLIISVSKGTDPKNLVFYQDLQDPNAEVKELISDFISSFNFIEYEGSLFWFRTDYKAPKGRLIGIDIKQPDPDSWQEIIAETENTLEGINILNNQFIVDYLQDARSRLQIHALDGTYLKDIELPGIGSVGGFNGKREDTETFYAYTSFTTPTTIYRYNLETGESTLFRQPTVSFNPDNYETRQVFYRSKDGTQVPMFITHKKGLFLDGNNPTLLYGYGGFNISLTPSFSVSRLVWMEMGGVYAVPNLRGGGEYGEEWHQAGTKLDKQNVFDDFIAAAEWLIEHRYTSPQKLAISGGSNGGLLVGACMTQRPDLFGAALPAVGVMDMLRFHKFTIGWAWCSDYGSPDHPEEFETLYGYSPLHNLQSGTVYPSTLITTADHDDRVVPAHSFKFAAALQASHAGNNPVFIRIETKAGHGAGKPTSKRIEEVADQMAFLTTVLD